Within Diospyros lotus cultivar Yz01 chromosome 15, ASM1463336v1, whole genome shotgun sequence, the genomic segment ACAAGGTCAGTGGTCTCCAGCTCCTCAAGGACGACCAGTGGATCGAGGTCCCCCCAATGAAACATTCCATCGTCATCAACCTTGGCGACCAGCTTGAGGTATAATCATAACTTCCATCTAGTTGCATTAGCTCAACCAACACCAAACtttatttaggaaaaaattcTAAAGGACCTTATCAATTTCAGGTGATAACCAATGGCAAGTACAAGAGCGTGCTTCACCGTGTGGTGGCACAAACAGATGGCACCCGGATGTCAATAGCTTCTTTCTACAACCCTGGCAATGATGCTGTTATCTATCCAGCACCAGCAGTGGTTGAGAAAGAAGTACAGGAGAAGGAAGTTTACCCGAAATTCGTGTTCGATGACTACATGAAGCTGTATTCTGCCCTGAAGTTCCAGGCCAAGGAGCCAAGGTTTGAAGCCATGAAAGCCGTGGAAGCTAATGTAAATCTAGGTCCCATTGCAACAGTTTAAAAGAGTCAATGCATATAAAAGAAAGGGATGTTTGTTTGGGTTGGAAAGGGTGGATGGGGTTTGAGGGTGGGTCATGCAATTTGGCATCATATGGATAATTTGTAGTGTGTGACACATTTTATTTGTAATGATTCATTAAAGTTATCTATTATATTAAAAGTTGATTATAAACATAATTCAGTTCACTATTCATTCCCCTGAGTCTTTGCTTTTCCTTTTAACAAAGCTGCAGTGAATAAAGGAAGAACAATCATCTCATTTTTCCTATAAGTTAACAGAGAAAATAATCTTAAACCGACAGTAGTCTTCGAGGTTTCTAGAAAAGCCTCTGGCAGGTCTGATTCCTGCGCCGGAGACAGAATCAGATGGGCCTCCTGTGGGGAGAGCCTCTTCTGGGATGAACCTCGCGGCGGCTCTGGTTGCTGAGCGCGACCTCGCCGAGGCGGCGAAGGGTCTGATGCCACTGAGGGCGTTGAAGCGGCTGGCGGAGGAAACGGACGGCCAGGATCGGAAGATGAGGAATATAGACGGTGGAGATGGGGGGGCAGTAGATGCGGTGTGCTGTGTGCGCATGGAGAGGAATAAAGGTATGGCTTTTATCCTCTGCGGGGATACCTACTGCTGGGTGTGTTCTCAGGAGCTATGGTTGAATAGTGGGTCTTGTCCACTTTGCAACCGTGCGATCTCCCAAATCCTTGATATCTTTTAGAGATCAGTTTTGTGATTACgggcttttctttttattttttattttataatttgcaattagatttggcaaaaaaatattattgatatgtTGGATTTTGTGAagaattttgtataattttggtaTGAATTGGGCCTGGCCCATGAATCTCTCATAATTGGGTTACGTTGAGTGGGCTAGGCCCAAAGAGTTTTAGTCATAGTAGGTGGTGGATTTGGCACCCATATTATCTAGCTGAATGTTTGAACCGAATGGACCTTGTCTTGTCTGTCTGGCTGGCTTTTAGTTTTTAGGTATTTGTTCAGTTTGTCTATGAGTTTGTCATAAATTTGTTTTTCGTTTTGGGTtcaattatgtaaaaaaaaaaaaaaaaaatcagttaagAACCGAATTAACTGAATTTTTAATGCCCCTGCAAAAGTATGCCTATAATTATAATCAAACTACAAATAAGTTCTCCTAATATTACTATAGAGTAAATTGCAAAAAACATCCTGAGATTtagtaaaattgtaaaaaaaaaaaattaatattagaaaaatagtaataattatctctattattaaataaatagacaaaATAACCAATTTACTTTCCATTCTCCCTCTTCTCtcctttaattgaaaaataaaaataacaataaaaaaataaaacgatGCCTACATGTGATGAACTGGATTCATCACTTGGCTTCATTTCATGCAAATTTGGgtttaaagaaaagaaataagatgaaaaagaaaaaaaaaaaagtcaaatagAAAGAAAGGGTAAGTGAAACTCTTGATGACAAATCTCGTTGGTGAAAGGCTTTCACAATCTAAGTTTTGACGAAACCCAAATCCACCCAAAGTAGAAAAtggatagaaaaaagaaaaagaaaaaaaaatgatctctCAAAATCTAGACTTTTTTTATTCCATGAAACCTTAAAAGaaagagttaaaaaaataagaagagagagagagaaaaggttCAACAGAACCCAAATTCGTTTGCATTTCGTTAAATAaagagagaataataataataacaacaacaataataataagagtttGATAAAACCCACAATAAAGAGAGATGAAGAAAAACACTAAAAAAGATTTGTCAAAACCTagatttatttgattatgtcaagtttagaataaaaataggaagataaaataagaagaaaaagtaaaagaaaaaaaaaatgaaagtttcGACAAAACCTAGAGAtcgagaagaataagaagaagaagaagaagaagaagggtttGAATCCAAATAATTTGAGTTTTatcaaactcaaaataaaaaagggagagaaagagagactgAGAAACTTATTTAGAAATTGTGtcaattaataacaataaaagaaGAGGGGTGGCCAACTATGAAGGGAAGTCGACAACAAAGGTAGTAGTTATGACagagatgagaaagaaaagaaaacgagcaaaaaaaaagggagagagataaaagagaaataagattttatatataagataatttggtcatttttatAATGTTTATCgagattaattaaaacaaaagcaaaatttacaacataacattaaaTATCACAAGTAATTATTGCGTTTTTTCAAACATCAAAGATAATGTTTGCAATTATCTCAAAtctcaagtgtaatttttccATTACTGTATTActatattgtatattattttggcAATTTGGTAGGTTGTtgaactattattattattatgttactTTATCTTATTTGTTGGCATCAAGTATGCTTGTATAGTTGGCAAATTGTTGGACCATTTTTATTAAGAATTTGGTAGGACAATTTTAAACTTAtagattttttgataaaaaaattaattaatctggTAACCATTCGATTAATTCAAAATAACTAGTTAAACTGAAAATATGCCTATTCAAATCAGtttcaattatgttatttatcattttaattattttaattttgtagtcaaattagtcaatgtgtcattaaacaaattaaattgtaagcacccccgcccggatatcccaaccacccggtctatccaaacgaaagcgcttacgtaagggaagataaacaaatacaagacaaaatgccctgacatgcattcataaaagaaatgccacagcggaagcaaaatgaAATACATGCATGTCCGCAGGTACCCCGCTGGGACAgcggtcaaggagtatatataaaaagatacagacacctgtgccaacaataggaggtacaaatgacaacctggcacagtcaaaaataaaagacagcgactctagcaaaacatcagagatgacgggggcagctaactgtacaccttaccaacgcggccggctgctaaatggaacgatcctcgccctcggcctttgctttacccttacctggaatgatggaaagcaaggtgagtcgcaagactcagcaagtttataagaaatgaaaggctataaataaaagaagagaccatcccaaacacagccccacaagtacacacaagtcatgagacgctacaacacaacagtgcagtatagtgaaagcacataccggtccttggggcccacacaagacacctggcacccaagtcccataccaacctgccgctgccctggaaggcaacaatatcctcaacaaacctgtgcgcactgtcccggggcggtactcccgtcacccgtatccacgtcggtactcccgacaaccgagccataggctccctcgaaacggtactcccgtccgagaactaaatactatcagtagccatgcaatgcacataaaatgcaatggcgtagtgagcatcaacgtgataccaggcgcccatacatccaagcatcaggccatgctccgcccatatagtaagccacacacgatgcatatgcccgtgctggatgcattataatcaagctaaaatgcccgtgaccaagcataaccaaatcatgttaatcccaacatgcagcccgtacccatgtgcacatcaagccatgcaacgagaataaaatataagcaggcatgctataatcacataacggctaagcaagttagcagtgcctggcaccggtcaatggtcagtgggtaggagagactcgccggcggcctaaggtagaccgtacgacagtcactccgtcaccgaaccgtCGATCccagcccccactgcacaaccgcttcagccaaaaaataaccaaaaatccaattaatacccgaaccgctaagaacctagccccgggtgagtacggcatcattcccaacaggcagggggtggcacaaacccccgtaggcaaccaacgaataaaacccacgagatccatttaataaattaaatcttaaactaaccgtttaaaaacttcataattaattaatggccgaaacaaacgaagggaggcccaataaatcgccaacgacagaaacgacgagataggtaagaagaacttgccttatcagagatatccttaggctcgtttggtccaaaagtagtaaaaattatacaaactgcaatatcccaattatttgccaaaattaataaaattggacgcaaaacgaaattctgaccgtacaaaatattaatcactagctgctctacatacctggataattaaatcgcGGATTAAACctaatttaatccaatttttcagcacccaaaatctcccaattcACGTCGCTGTTCTTCCCGATTTCCTCCGCTGCTGCCGACTAATTGCTCCAATAGCCTGTTTAATTGGCTGATTAGAGACGTTAAATTAAGAGGGAAATGCTTGGAGGAGAGGCAGCCACGTTGCTGCCCCAATTTCTTCTAATACGGCGCCGTTGGCGCTTCTCAATTActgaaaacaaaatgatttttttgccATAAGTCAGCAAACAGCAAGGCATCACTTTAAACCTATATATTCACTTGAGCTAGCTAATTTAACACCTCAGCACTCACGCTACTCCCTTAGTCTTAGggttattaataaataatttattattcttatgtttattaatattatgattcttatacttaatagtattattattaatatcaactaaatatatatatatatatgaatgactactttaaattaaattaatgcaaTAAACTAGTAACTCAATTAAATTACGATTtatgggtcgttacaaatccttccccccttaaaagaatttcgtccccgaaattcgtacctggctaggTAAATAACTGAGGGTGAAGTCGTATCAtatcctcctctagctcccacgTAGCCTCCTCTGGGGTATGccgctgccactggaccttcacatagggaatcgtGCGGCTACGGAGCACTTTTTCTTTCCGATCCACGATGCTGGTAGGCAACTCGATGTACGACGCgtcctcttgcaccacgagcggatgataatcaatgacatgcccgggatctgccacaTACTTGCGAAGCAtcgaaacatgaaagacatcatgtacatgggctaactgagggggtaaagctaatcggtatgccaacgatccgactcgctccaatatctcgaacggtcccacatagcgaggactcaacttgccagatactccgaagcgtcgaacacccctcatcggcataactcgaaggaaaacatgatcacccacatcaaactccaaatctcggcgtcgtctatcagcataactcttctgacgatcctgagctgccttcattttagcccgaatcaactggatcttttctgtcgtctgctccaccaactccggtccaagtaacgctcgctccccagtctcggtccagcaaagcggtgacCTACACGGccgcccatataatgcctcaaatggtgccatcccaatgctggcctggaagctattattgtaagcaAACTCCACTAGTGACAGATgatcatcccagctcccatggAAATCCAGTACACAGGCGCGGAGCATATCctccaaagtccgaatggtccgctccgactgcccgtcagtctgaggatggaaggctgtactgaaagtcaactgggtccccatagcactctgcaacgcctcccaaaatcgtgaggtaaactgaggatccctgtctgacacaatactagctgggactccgtgcagtctcaccacctcatcaatgtatagcttggccagtcgatgaataggataggtcttcttgacaggtaagaagtgcgctgatttagtcaaccgatcAATAATTACCCATATCGAGTCGTACCCCCGGCTGGATCGCggcaatcctgagacaaaatccatagctatacgctcccacttccactccggcacagataaaggtcgtaacaatcctgcgggcctctggtgctcagccttaacctgctggcacactaaacatcgcgatacaaattctgctacgctcctcttcatgccgctccaccaatactgacgtcgtaagccctgatacatcttcgtcgctccaggatggatagtatagggagaacgatgagcttcctctaggatcctctgcctgatatcactgtcCCTCGGCACACAGATCCGTCCACGAAACAATAGCAAACCATCGTCCCTCTGACTGTACCCCAATGAccaaaatctctccatatcagccataatctcgccaagctccacatcctgtcgctgttgatcgcgaatctgaccctctagatctgaatggatactaatggcagcacaatagagtgtaggattgtctggtgccacagagatagtaagatcgctcatctgctccagtaagaaccactcctgcaccatcatagctgcaactgatgctccacggcgactcagtgcatctgctaccacattggctttacctgggtgatagaggatctcgcaatcatagtccttaagCAGCTCCAACCAACGTCGTTGTCTCATATTAAGTtccttttgagaaaataaatacttgagactcttgtgatctgtatatatctggactctctcaccataaagataatgcctccaaattttcaaggcaaacacgacagccgccaactccagatcatgtgtgggataattctcctcatgcctcttcaactgtctggatgcataagcattcactcggccgtcctgcatcaaaacacatcccaatcCTGCATATGAGGCATCACTGTaaacagtaaataactcaccacacctgggtatcgtcagtactggcgccgaagtcaaacgccgcttcaactcctggaaagacctctcacaagactcgtcccaaataaatctgacgcctttccttgtcaacttcgtCAGGGGCGATGCAAGCCGTGCAAAACCTTCTATGAATCGTCGATAGTACCcagcaaggccaagaaaactccgaatctctgtcactgtcattggtctcggccaatccatcacggctttagtcttctctgggtctactgagataccctctcCTGAGACCACATGTCCTAAGAAtaccactcgggtctgccaaaactcacatttcgaaaacttggcatataactgctcctctctgagcttctgcagaaccacgctcagatgcgcctcgtgtgtctcagggctcggtgagtaaattaggatgtcgtcaatgaaaactatgataaaagaatccaaatattcTTTGAACACCCTATTCATCAGATCTATGAAcactgcaggtgcattggtcagcccaaatggcatgaccacaaactcataatggccGTAACGTGTGCGAAATGCAGTCtttgcaatatcctcatctctgactcgcacctgatgataacctgaccgcaaatctatcttggaaaacatcgatgcaccacgcaactgatccagtaaatcatccacacggggtaggggatacttattcttgattgttacctgattaagctgtcggtaatctatacaaagtcgcatagacccgtccttcttgcgcacaaataatactggggccccccatggcgatgtgctcggccgaataaaacctttctccaaaagatcttgcaattgcaccttgagttctttcagttcattggcagccatacggtaaggagtcttggaaataggctgcgtacctggcatcagatcgaccgcaaaatcaatctctcggtgcggtggtagtcccgg encodes:
- the LOC127791704 gene encoding uncharacterized protein LOC127791704 — protein: MGFEEKPLAGLIPAPETESDGPPVGRASSGMNLAAALVAERDLAEAAKGLMPLRALKRLAEETDGQDRKMRNIDGGDGGAVDAVCCVRMERNKGMAFILCGDTYCWVCSQELWLNSGSCPLCNRAISQILDIF